From Equus przewalskii isolate Varuska chromosome 7, EquPr2, whole genome shotgun sequence, one genomic window encodes:
- the PRKAB1 gene encoding 5'-AMP-activated protein kinase subunit beta-1 — MGNTSSERAALERHGHKTPRRDSSGGAKDGDRPKILMDSPEDADLFHSEEMKAPEKEEFLAWQHDLEVNDKAPAQARPTVFRWTGGGKEVYLSGSFNNWSKLPLTRSHNNFVAILDLPEGEHQYKFLVDGQWTHDPSEPIVTSQLGTVNNIIQVKKTDFEVFDALMVDSQKCSDVSELSSSPPGPYHQEPYVSKPEERFKAPPILPPHLLQVILNKDTGISCDPALLPEPNHVMLNHLYALSIKDGVMVLSATHRYKKKYVTTLLYKPI, encoded by the exons ATGGGCAACACGAGCAGCGAGCGCGCCGCGCTGGAGCGGCACGGCCATAAGACGCCCCGAAGGGACAGCTCGGGGGGCGCCAAGGACGGGGACAGGCCCAAGATCCTCATGGACAGCCCCGAGGACGCCGACCTCTTCCACTCCGAGGAAATGAAG GCTCCAGAGAAGGAGGAATTCCTGGCCTGGCAGCATGACCTGGAAGTGAATGATAAAGCTCCTGCCCAGGCTCGGCCAACCGTATTTCGATGGACCGGGGGCGGAAAGGAAGTTTACTTATCTGGGTCCTTCAACAACTGGAGTAAACTTCCCCTCACAAGGAG CCACAATAACTTTGTCGCCATCCTGGATCTGCCCGAAGGGGAGCATCAGTACAAGTTCCTCGTGGATGGGCAGTGGACACACGACCCTTCTGAG CCAATAGTAACCAGCCAGCTTGGCACAGTTAACAACATCATTCAAGTGAAGAAAACTGACTTTGAAGTGTTTGATGCTTTAATGGTGGATTCCCAAAAGTGCTCCGATGTGTCTG AGCTGTCCAGTTCCCCACCAGGACCCTACCATCAGGAGCCCTACGTCTCAAAACCAGAAGAACGGTTTAAAGCCCCACCCATCCTCCCCCCACATCTGCTCCAGGTCATCCTGAACAAGGACACGGGGATTTCG TGTGATCCAGCTTTGCTCCCTGAGCCCAACCACGTCATGCTGAACCACCTTTATGCGCTTTCTATCAAG GATGGAGTGATGGTGCTCAGCGCAACTCACCGGTACAAGAAAAAGTACGTCACCACCTTGTTATACAAACCCATATGA